In Lacibacter sp. H407, the genomic window TCAAAGGCATCAATCAATTCAACAAACGAAAATTCACTCCACTCCTGTTTCGTGGAATACTGGCACTCACCATCGGTACATTTATGGCACAGCCTGCTATTCTTTTTATGTTTGATAAAGAAATCAACATGCAGGTGTCGCTGGATAATGAAAAACGAAAACTCACCAAACGTACCGAACTTGATCTGTTATATAAAAACAGGAAAGATGAATTGCTGAAAGAAAAAACAGGATTACAAAAAGAGCTTGATGTAAAATATGCCGATGTAAACTCGGCACGTGAAAAATTTATTGCTGAAACCGATGGCAGTGGTGGCAGCGGTAAAGTAGGTATTCAGGATATTGCCCTTGCCAAACGTAATGAATACCAAAAGCTGGATGCCGAATACAAAGTATTGCAAACGCAACAACAACAACGCATCGCTGCCATTGATGAAGAGTTGAGCCAAATGGAAACAACCATTAAAAAACAGGAAGCAGATTTTTTAAATTATCTCAACACGGGCTTTTTAACCCGTATTGAAGCGATGGATAATTTGTTGAAGGAGAATGGCGCCTTACAGTTTCGTTATTACCTCATTTTAATTATTCTGATGTTGATTGAATTGATGCCGGTGATTGCAAAAACATTATTGCCTGTGGGTGTGTACGATGAAAAAGTAAAACAGCGTGAAGCACTTGAAAAAATAATGACCGAAGAAAGTTCGGATTATGAAAAAGAGATGAAACGACTTTATAATAAATTATCGATGCAGCAGGATACAGAAACGATGGAAGAATTTTTCCGCATGCAGAAAGATGAACAACGGAACAAACTCAATCACTTTGGGAAAGATTGGAAAAGAAATGATGAAAATGTGCAGGGCTTTTGGGAAAAGATCAAGCAGCAAATGATTGGGAGACCGGAAAATTAATTGATAACCGATAGGTATTAGTCTATAAATAAAAAGTGAAGAGTTAACCTCTTCACTTTTTATTTTTCAGCTTCAATTTTCGATTTCAACTTAAATCATCTCACTTTCCAGCAACGGATTCTTGATCGACTGTTGCTTCTCCGAATATTCTTTTGCCGCTTTGATAAAATGTACAAACAACGGTGCAGGATTTTCAACTGTACTTTTAAGTTCAGGATGATATTGCACACCAATAAAGAACGGATGCTTGGGATTTTCCATGATCTCCACCAATCCTGTTTCAGGATTTTTTCCGCTGGGCACCATACCCGACTGTTCAAATGCTTCCAGATATTTGTTATTGAATTCGTAACGATGGCGATGACGCTCATTGATCTGCGTTGCGCCATAGATCTGTTCTGCCAATGAACCGGGCTTTATATCGCAGGGATATGAACCGAGGCGCATGGTGCCACCTTTGCTGGTGATCTTTTTCTGTTCTTCCATAATGTCGATCACAGGATCAGGTGTTTCAGCATTCATTTCAAACGAATGCGCATCTTTCAATCCCAATACATTTCTTGCATATTCAACGCAAGCCATCTGCATACCCAAACAAATACCGAAAAAAGGCAAACCGTTCTCACGTGCATATTTAATGGCAGTGATCTTTCCTTCAATACCACGGTTACCAAAACCCGGTGCAACGAGTAAGCCATCCAATCCGGTTAGCTTCTCAGCAACATTCTGATCAGTAATAAATTCACTATGCACATTCACTACATTCACTTTGCACTCATTCATTGCACCAGCATGAATAAAGCTTTCAAGGATCGATTTGTAGGCATCCTGCAGTTCAATATATTTTCCGATCAAACCAATATTTACCTGGCTCTTGGGATATTTTAATTTATCGAGGAATTTTTTCCAATTCTCTAACTCCGGCTCAGGGAAAATGGTAACGCTGAGTTTTCGCAAACAAATCACATCCAGTTTTTCCTTCAACATAAACAACGGCACTTCATAAATGGTAGATGCATCCATTGCTTCAATCACCGCTTCAGGTTTCACATTACAGAACAATGCAATTTTGCGACGGATCTCCGTACTTAACGAACGTTCTGTTCTGCACACGATAATATCTGGATGCACACCTTCCTGACTCAGCAAACGAACGCTGTGCTGCGTTGGTTTGGTCTTTAATTCTTTGGCCGCTTTTAAATAAGGAATTAATGTAAGATGTACAACGAGGCAATCTTCCTCCGGCAGTTCCCATTGGATCTGACGAACAGCTTCCACGAACGGAAGAGATTCGATGTCACCTACTGTTCCACCAATTTCGGTGATCACAATATCATACTTGCCATCTTTCCCTAACAGCAACATCCGGCGTTTGATCTCATCTGTAATATGCGGTACAACCTGTACCGTTTTACCCAAATAAGCGCCTTCCCGTTCTTTATTGATGACGGTTTGATAAATGCGACCGGTAGTTACATTGTTTGCCTGTGTAGTGTGAATATTGAGGAAACGTTCGTAGTGGCCAAGATCCAGATCGGTTTCAGCACCATCCTCTGTTACAAAACACTCACCGTGTTCGTAAGGATTGAGGGTTCCGGGATCTACGTTGATATAAGGGTCGAATTTTTGGATGGTTACTTTAAACCCACGGGCCTGTAACAGTTTTGCCAGCGATGCCGCAATGATCCCTTTACCCAATGAAGATGTAACGCCACCGGTTACAAAAATGTACTTGGCCATAAAAAATAAATTTTCAAGTTTAACGGACCTGCCTTAATGTAAAATGGAAAAATTAACTAGTGGAGGTCATGCAAACCTACGAGGATTTTTTTAATTGAAAAAATTGACTGGCCAAGTGTGGAAAATAAGAGGAAAGAAAACTGAACGAATTGGTTAGAAAAAGAACAAATTAATGAGCACATGACTCAACTATTTTCAAAATCAAAAAAGGAATACTTTATTTGTAAGATGAAAAACAAGAGACTAATGCTTCACGTGACTTCGTTTATTAAAAGCCTTACTTTTTTAAGTTGCCTGTTTTTTACAGGAACATCTCTGTATGCACAGAAAACGCAGTCAAACAAAATAGACCTTACACATTTTCAAAAAAAAGAGCTTGAAATTGCCATACCTGAAACTACTATTGAGCTACCCTACAAAGCTATTCATGTAACAGATAAACGGGCTGACACTTCTTTTATAGGTTTTTATGCTTTCAACCAACCTAAGTCAAGAACGAAAAACTACCTGGTATTAAAAAATGGTCATACAAAAAGTTTTACTCATTTTTTCACATCAGCTTCCAAATTAGATCCCACAGCCAAAACAGAGTTGCTGATTGTGATCCGTAAATTCTGGTTAAGTAAAGAAATCGAACACAAGGCAATCAATGAAACTACAAAAAAAGAGGAACCGCCTTTTGTTCCCGGCATTATCACTCGTTTTGAGTTTTATGCAAAAAATGAAACGATGTATGTGCCGTTACTTCGTTTCGATAGTACGTTTAAATGGTTAAACAGTC contains:
- a CDS encoding DUF4407 domain-containing protein, translated to MSQPTTPMYAGEAYAPTQTDELLWWLATAEKELIKDCVVDRNRYRIVGMSVLATWIFATLAWTYFFSTVIDNVFLYVGSGVFMGFVILSIDRALIKGINQFNKRKFTPLLFRGILALTIGTFMAQPAILFMFDKEINMQVSLDNEKRKLTKRTELDLLYKNRKDELLKEKTGLQKELDVKYADVNSAREKFIAETDGSGGSGKVGIQDIALAKRNEYQKLDAEYKVLQTQQQQRIAAIDEELSQMETTIKKQEADFLNYLNTGFLTRIEAMDNLLKENGALQFRYYLILIILMLIELMPVIAKTLLPVGVYDEKVKQREALEKIMTEESSDYEKEMKRLYNKLSMQQDTETMEEFFRMQKDEQRNKLNHFGKDWKRNDENVQGFWEKIKQQMIGRPEN
- a CDS encoding CTP synthase; translated protein: MAKYIFVTGGVTSSLGKGIIAASLAKLLQARGFKVTIQKFDPYINVDPGTLNPYEHGECFVTEDGAETDLDLGHYERFLNIHTTQANNVTTGRIYQTVINKEREGAYLGKTVQVVPHITDEIKRRMLLLGKDGKYDIVITEIGGTVGDIESLPFVEAVRQIQWELPEEDCLVVHLTLIPYLKAAKELKTKPTQHSVRLLSQEGVHPDIIVCRTERSLSTEIRRKIALFCNVKPEAVIEAMDASTIYEVPLFMLKEKLDVICLRKLSVTIFPEPELENWKKFLDKLKYPKSQVNIGLIGKYIELQDAYKSILESFIHAGAMNECKVNVVNVHSEFITDQNVAEKLTGLDGLLVAPGFGNRGIEGKITAIKYARENGLPFFGICLGMQMACVEYARNVLGLKDAHSFEMNAETPDPVIDIMEEQKKITSKGGTMRLGSYPCDIKPGSLAEQIYGATQINERHRHRYEFNNKYLEAFEQSGMVPSGKNPETGLVEIMENPKHPFFIGVQYHPELKSTVENPAPLFVHFIKAAKEYSEKQQSIKNPLLESEMI